The Aspergillus chevalieri M1 DNA, chromosome 5, nearly complete sequence genome includes a region encoding these proteins:
- a CDS encoding ankyrin repeat protein (COG:M;~EggNog:ENOG410PHPY;~InterPro:IPR002110,IPR020683,IPR036770;~PFAM:PF13857,PF12796,PF00023,PF13637,PF13606;~go_function: GO:0005515 - protein binding [Evidence IEA]), whose product MDPVSAFGLVSGAFQIAQIALQTAQSLTTLRGKFENADLTIWSLIGELRTIRSALIQLGDWAQFNSRDSLSPVFNDGDEGLNVALEGCSVIMDVLSREVAALAQGTEEGTVVGFRVRARAVWNEGIMRDHQDRLHAQVLALQLLLQACQCRTSSEQVQLLRKVENRQIIRKAAEDTATLRSRRSQYANSHAATSSLSVVQSSVGETVFDFDDTVMASPAYQHALRHVRSRSEQLSIAAYSEPTDEGYSTGMANTPNASIPSRPPSIQQPLPIHPHKSVSSDFVRRKTVPIRPNTWALNQIDVRRWQSDSTPTSLGTRSSGSRSEKVRSFLRRISTSGSVKPRASGTAIDSVGGRSRGRDFNISIDLKTANGASAPLIVKAAQAGARIEVERLIQSNHDIEARHIASRRNALMVAAHCGNEEVVDLLIQNNARLDVADGSGSTALHLAASRGHVGVLELLLVENVDVEARNTHGRTALWVAADHGQLDATRMLLAMHAKVNSRADNQMTAVHAAAKRGDKEIIELLISQGADLEAKDAALMTALHYACEECHLDAIETLLNSKMNINAPGSDKRTPLICAAAMGKLSAVELLLKKKASSRCIDEAGMTSLHWAAFNGHTEIVSLLDQKKGLSAMTNIAGRTALHLSVMNSQFAVVELLLRKEDVSLEARCDSGLTPLHYACIANNVEITRLLLTAGSDIEAQTGGDQRTPVHIAAAGGSMALLNLLCDKGASLDARDALGDRALCVACRQGHAAAVQNILNRGSSLYQKFGNRLHEDSPLCLAAMGGHLPVVSLLLQHGASISRSDETGWQPARYAAYHGHPDVLQLLLINSPASSNAGLDPELTADNIGFAPHVMIPEERKKKVRELLGQAQRGPLSIESAPAPVPRDLPLPPAAPAAYKPFKLVLPSSQNGARNVAINEDRTSPQELPGTLEQGLPNSRSVTPDQMRGEVRDQETDWWATTGIQGPVTGMRERGRVSQPSHVHMQEPVFIQQPQPRAVSATTNPWFNSMQAQATVPRGSSGGSARTQQPLSDPGLGGTPSFVSPQPTPVSVLADDTQDMSRRLLDLLRNEPSRNNNDDNERSETSSMTTVYTAPERSDTPNMVYELPA is encoded by the exons ATGGACCCGGTCTCAGCATTCGGGTTGGTTTCCGGCGCCTTCCAAATCGCCCAAATCGCCCTACAGACCGCCCAAAGCCTCACAACTCTACGCGGGAAATTTGAAAACGCAGACCTTACCATCTGGTCGCTAATCGGAGAATTGAGAACGATCAGATCTGCGCTCATTCAGCTAGGCGACTGGGCACAGTTCAATTCACGCGATTCGCTCTCGCCGGTGTTCAACGATGGTGATGAGGGGTTGAATGTGGCCCTGGAGGGCTGTTCAGTTATCATGGACGTTCTTTCTAGGGAAGTCGCTGCCTTGGCTCAAGGGACGGAGGAGGGGACCGTAGTTGGGTTCCGGGTCAGGGCGAGGGCTGTTTGGAATGAGGGGATTATGAGGGATCATCAGGACCGGTTGCATGCGCAGGTTTTGGCGCTGCAGTTGTTGCTGCAGGCTTGTCAATG TCGCACGTCGTCTGAACAGGTTCAATTGCTACGGAAGGTCGAGAACCGTCAGATAATCCGAAAAGCTGCTGAGGATACTGCAACTCTTCGAAGTCGTCGAAGTCAATATGCCAATTCTCATGCCGCTACCTCTTCATTAAGTGTTGTCCAGTCGTCCGTTGGTGAGACGGTCTTTGACTTCGACGATACGGTGATGGCTTCGCCGGCCTATCAACATGCTCTTCGACATGTGCGCTCAAGATCAGAACAGCTATCCATCGCTGCTTATAGCGAACCCACAGACGAAGGCTATTCAACAGGCATGGCGAACACGCCCAATGCGTCTATCCCTTCGAGACCACCTTCGATACAGCAGCCATTGCCAATTCATCCCCACAAATCTGTGTCCTCAGATTTTGTTCGCAGAAAGACCGTCCCCATCAGACCCAACACTTGGGCATTGAACCAAATTGACGTTCGGCGGTGGCAGTCGGACTCAACGCCCACGTCCTTGGGAACTCGCTCGTCAGGATCGAGAAGTGAAAAGGTCCGCTCGTTTCTGCGTCGCATAAGTACATCTGGCTCGGTCAAACCGCGAGCTTCTGGTACAGCGATTGATTCAGTGGGTGGAAGAAGTCGCGGACGTGACTTCAACATCAGTATTGATCTCAAAACTGCCAACGGTGCCTCTGCGCCGTTGATTGTCAAAGCAGCTCAGGCAGGAGCTCGAATTGAAGTTGAACGACTGATTCAGAGCAACCACGACATTGAAGCCCGGCACATTGCTTCACGACGAAACGCACTCATGGTAGCTGCGCATTGCGGCAATGAGGAAGTTGTGGATCTGCTGATTCAGAACAATGCACGACTTGACGTCGCAGACGGATCAGGCTCTACAGCACTGCATCTTGCTGCATCGCGTGGTCATGTCGGAGTCCTCGAACTTCTCCTTGTTGAAAATGTGGATGTTGAAGCTCGAAACACCCACGGCAGAACTGCTCTTTGGGTAGCTGCTGACCATGGCCAACTTGATGCCACGCGGATGTTGCTTGCGATGCACGCCAAGGTGAATTCCAGGGCGGATAACCAGATGACCGCTGTCCATGCTGCAGCGAAGCGGGGAGATAAGGAAATCATCGAACTTCTCATCTCTCAAGGTGCGGATTTGGAAGCAAAAGACGCTGCGTTGATGACGGCCCTGCATTATGCCTGCGAAGAATGTCATTTAGATGCTATTGAGACACTGCTCAATAGCAAGATGAATATCAACGCGCCAGGGAGCGATAAGAGGACACCGCTCATTTGCGCCGCGGCAATGGGCAAGTTATCAGCAGTTGAGCTTCTGCTGAAGAAAAAGGCTTCTTCGCGATGCATCGACGAAGCAGGAATGACATCCCTACACTGGGCTGCTTTCAATGGCCACACGGAGATTGTTAGTCTACTTGACCAGAAGAAAGGGCTATCAGCAATGACCAACATCGCCGGACGTACTGCTCTGCACCTCAGTGTCATGAATTCGCAATTTGCCGTGGTTGAGTTACTTCTTCGCAAGGAGGATGTGTCCCTCGAAGCACGATGTGATTCGGGCCTCACGCCGCTGCACTATGCATGCATCGCCAACAATGTAGAAATCACGAGATTACTGTTAACTGCCGGTTCTGATATCGAGGCGCAAACTGGCGGAGATCAACGAACACCAGTGCATATCGCGGCCGCAGGTGGCTCGATGGCGCTACTCAATCTGCTTTGTGACAAAGGTGCATCACTCGATGCTCGAGACGCACTGGGAGACAGAGCCCTCTGCGTCGCATGTCGCCAGGGCCATGCAGCCGCAGTCCAAAACATCCTTAATCGAGGCTCATCGTTATACCAGAAGTTTGGAAACCGGCTGCACGAGGATTCGCCGCTATGTCTGGCGGCCATGGGTGGTCATTTGCCAGTGGtgtctctgcttcttcagcaCGGGGCGTCTATTTCACGAAGCGATGAGACGGGGTGGCAACCAGCTCGTTACGCGGCTTACCATGGACATCCTGATGTTCTCCAGCTTTTGCTGATTAACAGTCCCGCGTCGAGCAATGCCGGTCTTGACCCTGAACTCACAGCAGACAACATCGGATTCGCACCCCATGTGATGATTCCAGAGGAACGGAAAAAGAAGGTGCGGGAGTTACTAGGTCAAGCCCAGCGAGGTCCCCTCTCAATTGAATCCGCTCCAGCACCTGTCCCAAGGGACTTACCACTCCCACCTGCAGCACCCGCAGCCTATAAACCGTTCAAGCTGGTTTTGCCCTCCTCGCAAAACGGGGCCCGCAATGTTGCTATCAATGAGGACAGAACTTCCCCCCAGGAACTCCCCGGTACTTTGGAACAAGGGCTGCCGAATAGTAGATCCGTTACACCAGATCAGATGCGCGGAGAAGTGCGTGACCAGGAGACGGATTGGTGGGCAACAACAGGCATTCAGGGCCCTGTAACTGGGATGAGAGAGCGTGGACGGGTCTCGCAACCGAGTCATGTGCATATGCAAGAGCCGGTCTTTATTCAGCAACCTCAGCCTCGGGCTGTGAGTGCTACTACCAACCCGTGGTTTAATAGTATGCAGGCTCAAGCGACGGTTCCCAGGGGCAGTTCTGGAGGAAGTGCTAGAACACAGCAACCCTTGTCTGACCCTGGTCTTGGAGGCACTCCTTCTTTCGTCTCTCCTCAGCCAACCCCAGTTTCTGTGCTAGCTGACGATACACAAGACATGTCGCGACGGTTACTCGACCTCCTTCGAAATGAGCCCTCTAGGAACAATAACGATGATAATGAACGGTCTGAGACATCATCAATGACTACTGTATACACAGCACCAGAGAGGAGCGACACTCCTAACATGGTTTATGAACTGCCAGCATGA
- a CDS encoding putative C2H2 finger domain protein (COG:S;~EggNog:ENOG410PXHU;~InterPro:IPR036236,IPR013087;~PFAM:PF00096,PF12874), translating into MSADTRDATCTRCNRDFRSTASRNHHTWFSKRHHICVFCGFKADFTSNNALIKHLQDAHYACKLCGTWYNTYDEFETHDTEFHNRCGLCDRYFANENNLRMHRRIHDPRTLKCHSASCKKHFPSFSAMLIHLEAGNCPGGTDFVQVNTLAEICYQARKYFTSTKDACSFFCPRCHREYRLLSGLFQHVETTPACRELAGKGSCLGKLKKFIAKNV; encoded by the exons ATGAGCGCAGATACACGAGACGCCACCTGCACACGTTGCAATCGCGACTTCCGCTCCACAGCCTCCAGAAACCACCACACTTGGTTCTCCAAACGGCACCACATCTGCGTCTTCTGCGGCTTCAAGGCAGACTTCACCAGCAATAATGCCCTTATCAAGCACCTCCAGGATGCGCACTACGCGTGCAAACTGTGTGGAACATGGTACAACACGTACGATGAGTTCGAGACGCACGATACCGAATTCCATAACCGCTGCGGACTGTGTGATCGGTATTTTGCGAATGAGAATAACCTGCGCATG CACCGCCGCATCCACGACCCCCGCACCCTGAAATGCCACAGCGCCTCATGCAAAAAGCActtcccctccttctcagCCATGCTCATCCACCTGGAAGCAGGCAACTGCCCCGGCGGCACAGATTTCGTTCAAGTCAATACGCTGGCAGAAATCTGTTACCAGGCGCGCAAGTACTTCACGTCGACCAAGGATGCGTGTTCTTTTTTCTGTCCGCGGTGCCATAGGGAGTATCGGTTGTTGTCGGGTTTGTTTCAGCATGTAGAGACGACGCCGGCGTGTAGGGAGTTGGCGGGGAAGGGGAGTTGTTTGgggaagttgaagaagtttATTGCTAAGAATGTGTAG